A single window of Oceanococcus atlanticus DNA harbors:
- the rplI gene encoding 50S ribosomal protein L9, whose translation MEVILLERIRNLGDLGDKVKVKPGFGRNFLIPQGKALPANEANMAVFEARKAELIKQAEDSLNAAKLRAHGCEGVELSIVAMASEEGKLYGSIHAAQIAEAAQERGIDLNASEISTDDVIRQVGEYEVTLNFHADVQTRIKLVVEAQKAA comes from the coding sequence ATGGAAGTGATTCTGCTGGAACGCATCCGCAATCTCGGCGACCTCGGCGACAAGGTCAAGGTGAAGCCGGGCTTCGGTCGTAACTTTCTGATCCCGCAGGGCAAGGCGCTGCCGGCTAACGAAGCCAATATGGCTGTGTTTGAGGCCCGTAAAGCTGAGCTGATCAAGCAGGCGGAAGATTCGCTCAACGCAGCCAAACTGCGTGCGCACGGCTGTGAAGGCGTCGAGCTGAGCATCGTGGCTATGGCCTCGGAAGAGGGCAAGCTGTACGGCTCCATCCACGCGGCCCAGATCGCCGAGGCTGCTCAGGAGCGCGGCATTGACCTGAACGCCAGCGAGATCAGCACTGACGACGTTATTCGCCAGGTTGGCGAATACGAAGTCACCCTCAATTTCCACGCCGATGTGCAGACGCGCATCAAGCTGGTGGTCGAGGCGCAGAAAGCCGCTTAA
- a CDS encoding HlyC/CorC family transporter, which translates to MSTLDEFSIGFLLSLLLALIAMSAFFSGSETALMALNRYRLQHRANSGDKSAKRVAKLLERQDRLIGIILLGNNFVNILASAIATIIGLRLFGEPGIAIATGVLTLVILLFSEVTPKTLAALEPERLAYPAAWVYVPLIKLLYPLVWGVSAIARLLLRLLGVDPEHAAQHSLSTEELRTVVAETGAMIPRRHQAMLLSILDLEKATVEDIMVPRNEIVGVDISRDWADILEQIQSSHHTRLPLYDGSIDDIRGIIHLRRILGLLTNQSFNKDTLLEQAREPYFIPEGTALNQQLLNFQNQRRRIGFVVDEYGDIQGLVTLEDILEEIVGEFTTDPSTRMRHAKPNGDGSYTVNAMTNVRSLNRAMQWSLPSSSARTLNGLILEQLEDIPEPGTQLKLLDYQIEIETTKANMIQQVKLTPPKTKARSKRR; encoded by the coding sequence GTGTCCACCTTGGACGAATTCTCTATAGGCTTTCTGCTAAGCCTTTTGCTGGCGCTGATCGCGATGTCCGCGTTCTTTTCAGGGTCCGAAACCGCCCTGATGGCGCTCAACCGGTACCGCCTTCAGCACCGCGCAAACAGCGGTGACAAGAGCGCAAAACGGGTCGCAAAGTTGCTCGAACGACAGGATCGCCTGATCGGCATCATTCTGCTCGGCAACAACTTCGTCAATATCCTGGCCTCGGCCATCGCCACCATCATCGGCCTACGCCTATTTGGCGAGCCCGGCATCGCCATCGCCACTGGTGTGCTCACCCTGGTCATTCTGTTGTTCTCGGAAGTCACGCCGAAGACCCTGGCTGCGCTGGAGCCTGAGCGACTGGCCTACCCGGCGGCCTGGGTATACGTGCCTCTGATCAAGCTGCTTTATCCGCTGGTCTGGGGCGTCAGCGCGATCGCGCGCCTGCTGCTGCGCCTGCTTGGTGTCGATCCGGAGCACGCTGCACAACACAGCTTGTCAACCGAAGAACTGCGCACAGTTGTGGCGGAAACCGGGGCCATGATTCCACGTCGACATCAGGCCATGTTGCTGTCGATACTCGATCTGGAAAAGGCCACGGTCGAGGACATCATGGTTCCGCGCAACGAGATCGTGGGCGTGGATATCTCACGCGACTGGGCTGACATCCTGGAGCAAATCCAGTCCAGCCATCACACCCGGTTGCCGCTGTATGACGGCAGCATCGATGACATCCGCGGCATCATTCACCTGCGCCGCATCCTCGGCCTGCTGACCAACCAGTCCTTCAACAAGGACACGTTGCTGGAACAGGCCCGCGAGCCGTATTTCATTCCTGAAGGCACCGCCCTCAACCAGCAGCTGCTGAACTTCCAGAACCAGCGCCGCCGCATCGGCTTTGTGGTCGACGAATACGGTGACATCCAGGGTCTTGTCACCCTTGAGGACATCCTCGAAGAGATCGTCGGCGAGTTCACCACCGACCCCTCAACGCGCATGCGCCACGCCAAACCTAATGGCGATGGCTCCTACACTGTCAACGCCATGACCAATGTGCGCAGCCTCAACCGCGCCATGCAGTGGTCGCTGCCCAGTTCCAGCGCGCGCACGCTTAACGGCCTGATTCTGGAGCAGCTGGAAGATATTCCCGAACCCGGCACCCAGCTCAAATTGCTCGATTACCAGATCGAAATCGAGACCACCAAGGCCAATATGATTCAGCAGGTCAAACTGACCCCGCCCAAAACCAAGGCACGCAGCAAGCGCCGCTGA
- the rlmB gene encoding 23S rRNA (guanosine(2251)-2'-O)-methyltransferase RlmB, whose product MSEQWVGGFHAVESRLKTASLVCIELDRARHDRRARQLEQQAQRYGVPVRRVAGTVLDQRHDGLKHQGVSAQLAVSSQAGPAQRWQDCIAGRSTPLVVVLDEIEDPRNLGACLRVADGAGADCVVIPKRRAAGLNDVARKTAAGAAEHLPLVVVPNLSRALLEMQRAGLFIVGLADADDRSLYAEDLTGPLVLVLGNEGRGLRQLTQEHCDAVVSLPMAGSVSSLNVSVACGVALYEAVRQRAAT is encoded by the coding sequence TTGAGCGAGCAATGGGTTGGCGGGTTCCACGCGGTGGAATCCCGCCTCAAAACAGCTTCGCTGGTATGCATCGAACTGGACCGGGCCCGGCATGATCGCCGGGCCCGTCAGTTGGAGCAGCAGGCTCAGCGCTATGGCGTGCCGGTTCGTCGGGTCGCCGGCACTGTGCTTGATCAGCGTCATGACGGTCTCAAGCATCAAGGGGTCAGTGCCCAGCTTGCGGTGAGCTCGCAGGCCGGCCCGGCACAGCGCTGGCAGGATTGCATCGCAGGGCGGTCCACGCCGCTTGTTGTGGTGCTGGACGAGATTGAGGATCCACGCAATCTCGGCGCCTGTCTGCGTGTGGCGGACGGGGCCGGGGCGGATTGTGTAGTCATTCCCAAACGCCGTGCCGCAGGTCTGAACGATGTGGCGCGTAAGACCGCCGCCGGTGCGGCGGAGCACCTGCCCCTGGTGGTGGTGCCGAACCTGTCCCGGGCTTTGCTTGAAATGCAGCGTGCGGGATTGTTCATTGTCGGGTTGGCGGATGCCGATGACCGTAGCCTCTACGCTGAGGACCTGACCGGACCGCTGGTCCTGGTGCTGGGGAACGAGGGACGTGGCTTGCGTCAGCTGACCCAGGAGCATTGCGATGCCGTGGTCAGTTTGCCCATGGCCGGCAGCGTTTCCAGCCTGAACGTGTCGGTGGCCTGTGGCGTGGCGCTGTACGAGGCGGTCAGGCAGCGCGCAGCCACCTGA
- a CDS encoding CHASE2 domain-containing serine/threonine-protein kinase: MAKHHLRLGGGVATKGKLWSRDWFAGAVFCGLFVVLAYLIFPGSSGSLERITYDAGVGINDRKPSADIAVIAIDDQSIENLGRWPWPRSLHADMIDKLTEAGAKVIGNTIFYLEAQTDPGQLELQSLLQQFESSSLASQAREESVALEALMSEAERRPGSGPSAVALANLTRQYRDSALFNRLPEDLQNLENGLRSAIARLDADARLAEAYADNGRVAQAFAISPGYLRGRPDAVPPSLARARIPHEQDIDALPAQRIFATIDTLAEPAASQGHLTTLLDVDGVQRSEALVIRYFDEYYPSLALAIAMQALNLTPEDISIAPGRLDMGGLSIGTSPDLRMLNHYYQDSDLPAFDIDSFFDVLVDNIPTDKYRGKIVILGATATGVGDHLPTPLGGSTAPAEVVAHTVASILSEDFYIKPAWAGLATLIALLLASLWICLGIPALGAGLAALLSLVGVATFLLVNIALIAGSALWIPLATPALLIVLGHLFMTIKSLRVTEALRASSEMESAESNRMLGIAFQGQGQLDMAFEKFRRCPRDEQILEPIYNLGLDFERKRQFTKAISAYEYVLDIQADFKDAKARAERARKLNDTVMLGGNVGAGTLMMSGEDIEKPMLGRYEVERELGKGAMGVVYLGKDPKIGRTVAIKTMALSQEFEEDELDEVKERFFREAETAGRLTHPNIVTIYDAGEEHDLAYIAMEFIKGYDLTAHTKPGKLLPPKEVLALIADAADALNYAHSNNVIHRDIKPANLMWLPDSHQVKVTDFGIARLTDSSKTKTGMVLGTPSYMSPEQLAGKKVDGRSDLFSLGVTLYQMLSGRLPFTGDSMATLMFKIANEPHAPIGDSVEGIDPRIDKVISNALAKDRERRYKQGADLARHLRILMK, from the coding sequence ATGGCAAAACATCATTTGCGCTTGGGGGGCGGGGTGGCCACAAAAGGCAAGCTGTGGAGTCGGGACTGGTTTGCAGGCGCGGTGTTCTGCGGGCTATTTGTTGTCCTGGCCTATCTCATATTCCCCGGAAGCTCCGGCTCACTGGAACGCATCACCTACGACGCTGGCGTCGGAATCAACGACCGTAAACCCTCAGCCGACATCGCGGTCATCGCCATCGATGACCAGAGCATCGAGAACCTTGGGCGCTGGCCGTGGCCACGCAGCCTGCACGCCGACATGATCGACAAGCTCACCGAGGCGGGCGCCAAGGTGATTGGCAATACGATTTTTTATCTCGAAGCACAGACCGACCCGGGCCAGCTTGAACTTCAATCCCTGCTGCAACAGTTCGAAAGCTCAAGCCTGGCCAGCCAGGCTCGCGAGGAAAGCGTTGCCCTGGAAGCGCTGATGAGCGAGGCCGAACGCCGCCCCGGCAGCGGCCCCAGTGCAGTGGCGCTAGCCAATCTGACCCGGCAGTACCGCGACTCAGCGCTGTTCAACCGACTTCCCGAAGATCTGCAAAACCTCGAAAACGGTTTGCGCAGCGCCATCGCCCGGCTCGACGCCGATGCCCGGCTGGCCGAAGCCTACGCCGACAACGGCCGCGTCGCGCAGGCCTTCGCGATCAGCCCGGGCTATCTGCGCGGCCGCCCCGATGCAGTTCCACCGAGCCTGGCTCGCGCCCGCATCCCGCACGAGCAGGACATCGATGCGCTGCCCGCACAACGCATTTTCGCCACCATCGATACGCTGGCTGAACCGGCCGCGAGCCAGGGCCACCTGACCACTCTGCTGGATGTGGACGGCGTGCAACGCAGCGAAGCCTTGGTTATTCGATACTTTGACGAGTATTACCCGTCGCTGGCTCTGGCTATCGCCATGCAGGCGCTCAACCTCACCCCTGAAGACATCAGCATTGCGCCAGGCCGCCTCGACATGGGGGGGCTGAGCATCGGCACCAGCCCGGACCTGCGCATGCTTAATCACTACTATCAGGACAGCGACCTTCCAGCCTTTGATATCGACTCATTTTTTGACGTGCTGGTCGACAACATCCCCACCGACAAGTACCGCGGCAAGATTGTGATTCTTGGCGCAACTGCCACCGGCGTCGGCGATCACCTGCCTACCCCGTTGGGTGGCTCGACCGCCCCCGCAGAAGTGGTCGCCCACACCGTCGCCAGCATTCTGAGTGAAGACTTCTACATCAAACCGGCCTGGGCAGGACTGGCCACGCTGATCGCACTGCTGCTGGCCAGCCTGTGGATTTGCCTGGGCATCCCAGCGCTTGGCGCCGGCCTGGCAGCGCTGTTGTCGCTGGTCGGCGTTGCAACCTTCCTGTTGGTCAACATCGCACTGATCGCCGGCAGCGCCCTGTGGATTCCGCTGGCGACTCCGGCGCTGCTGATTGTGCTGGGGCATCTGTTCATGACCATCAAATCGCTGCGCGTGACCGAAGCCCTGCGGGCCAGCTCGGAGATGGAATCGGCGGAAAGCAACCGTATGCTGGGTATCGCCTTCCAGGGCCAGGGCCAGCTCGACATGGCGTTCGAGAAATTCCGCCGCTGCCCCCGCGATGAGCAGATCCTGGAGCCGATCTACAACCTGGGCCTGGATTTCGAACGCAAGCGGCAGTTCACCAAAGCGATCTCGGCCTACGAATACGTGCTCGACATCCAGGCCGATTTCAAAGACGCCAAGGCGCGCGCCGAGCGCGCCCGCAAGCTCAATGACACGGTTATGCTCGGCGGCAATGTGGGTGCCGGCACCCTGATGATGTCGGGCGAAGACATCGAAAAACCGATGCTCGGGCGCTACGAGGTCGAACGCGAACTCGGCAAAGGGGCAATGGGCGTGGTCTATCTGGGCAAAGACCCCAAGATTGGCCGCACCGTGGCCATCAAGACCATGGCCCTGTCGCAGGAGTTTGAAGAGGACGAGCTGGACGAGGTCAAGGAGCGCTTCTTCCGCGAAGCGGAAACCGCCGGGCGCCTGACCCACCCGAACATTGTCACCATCTACGATGCCGGCGAGGAACATGACCTGGCCTATATCGCGATGGAGTTCATCAAGGGCTATGACCTGACCGCGCACACCAAGCCCGGCAAGCTGCTGCCGCCCAAAGAGGTGCTGGCACTGATTGCCGATGCCGCCGATGCGCTGAACTACGCCCATTCCAACAATGTGATCCACCGCGACATCAAGCCGGCCAATCTCATGTGGCTACCGGATTCACATCAGGTCAAAGTCACCGATTTCGGCATCGCCCGACTGACCGATTCCAGCAAAACCAAGACCGGCATGGTGCTAGGCACGCCGTCGTATATGTCACCCGAGCAGCTGGCCGGCAAGAAAGTCGATGGACGCTCGGATCTGTTCTCGCTGGGGGTCACCCTGTACCAGATGCTGTCCGGCCGCCTGCCCTTCACCGGCGATTCCATGGCCACCCTGATGTTCAAGATCGCCAACGAACCGCATGCGCCGATCGGCGACAGCGTGGAAGGGATCGACCCGCGCATCGATAAAGTCATCAGCAACGCCTTGGCCAAAGACCGCGAGCGTCGCTACAAGCAGGGGGCTGATCTGGCCCGTCACCTGCGCATCCTGATGAAATAA
- the rpsR gene encoding 30S ribosomal protein S18 — protein sequence MSRYFRRRKFCKFTAEGIETIDYKDLALLKQFIAENGKIVPSRITGTKARYQRQLAVAIRRARYLALLPYTDRHSS from the coding sequence ATGTCACGCTATTTTCGTCGCCGTAAGTTCTGCAAATTCACTGCAGAAGGCATCGAGACCATCGATTACAAAGATCTTGCCCTGTTGAAGCAGTTCATCGCTGAGAACGGCAAGATTGTCCCCAGCCGTATCACCGGTACCAAGGCTCGCTATCAGCGCCAGCTGGCGGTTGCTATCCGCCGTGCACGCTACCTGGCGCTGCTGCCGTACACCGATCGTCACTCGTCCTGA
- the rpsF gene encoding 30S ribosomal protein S6 — protein sequence MRHYEIVFLVHPDQSEQVPAMVERYRGIIEADGGKVHRFEDWGRRQLAYPIQKLHKAHYAMLNVETSAAVVEELVQGFRFNDAILRHLIIRMDGPVTETSPLAKEEDSKPAKRPAANDDADGSDGDDDADADVTEDAQA from the coding sequence ATGCGACACTACGAAATTGTGTTCCTGGTTCATCCGGACCAGAGTGAACAAGTGCCCGCCATGGTCGAGCGCTACCGCGGGATCATCGAAGCGGATGGTGGCAAGGTTCACCGTTTTGAGGACTGGGGCCGCCGTCAGCTGGCTTACCCGATCCAGAAGCTGCACAAAGCCCACTACGCCATGCTTAACGTGGAAACCAGTGCGGCTGTGGTTGAAGAACTGGTGCAGGGCTTTCGTTTCAACGATGCGATTCTGCGTCATCTGATCATTCGCATGGACGGACCGGTGACGGAAACCTCACCGCTGGCCAAGGAAGAAGACAGCAAGCCGGCCAAGCGCCCGGCTGCGAATGATGATGCCGACGGTTCGGACGGCGATGATGACGCCGATGCCGACGTCACCGAAGACGCTCAGGCTTAA
- a CDS encoding FHA domain-containing protein — MSQLTISIDGRNLDEIELEKERVTIGRHPDNDIVLKDDRAVSGRHAVIITIMNDSFLEDLDSTNGTMVNGRQVGKHPLSNGDVIQVGRHSLKYTGAVTDYDDDFEKTMILKPSEIIAATSSAQEASKPAASPAPAASAAPTPAAAPAAPSRPMMGKVIVDSGPNAGKELKLTKALTTLGKPGVQVAAITRRADAYYVVHVSPAGSANRPKVNGEMISAQARKLASGDTVEIAGTAMKFELYSPE; from the coding sequence ATGAGTCAACTCACCATTTCCATCGACGGCCGCAACCTGGACGAGATTGAACTCGAAAAGGAACGCGTCACCATCGGTCGTCATCCGGACAATGACATTGTGCTCAAGGACGATCGAGCCGTCAGCGGTCGCCACGCGGTGATCATCACGATCATGAACGACTCCTTCCTGGAGGATCTGGACAGCACCAACGGCACCATGGTCAATGGCCGACAGGTCGGCAAGCACCCGCTGTCCAACGGCGACGTGATCCAGGTTGGTCGGCACAGCCTGAAGTACACCGGCGCAGTCACCGACTACGACGACGATTTCGAAAAGACGATGATTCTCAAACCCAGCGAGATCATCGCCGCGACCAGCTCAGCGCAGGAAGCCAGCAAACCCGCCGCAAGCCCGGCCCCAGCTGCCAGCGCAGCACCAACGCCCGCTGCAGCCCCGGCCGCACCGAGCCGGCCGATGATGGGTAAGGTCATTGTCGACAGTGGCCCCAATGCAGGCAAAGAGCTCAAGCTGACCAAGGCCCTGACCACCCTGGGTAAGCCCGGTGTTCAGGTGGCTGCGATCACCCGCCGCGCAGACGCCTACTATGTGGTTCATGTCAGCCCGGCCGGCAGTGCCAATCGGCCCAAGGTCAACGGCGAGATGATCTCGGCCCAGGCTCGCAAGCTGGCCAGCGGCGACACCGTGGAAATCGCCGGCACAGCGATGAAGTTCGAGCTGTACAGCCCGGAATAG
- a CDS encoding Stp1/IreP family PP2C-type Ser/Thr phosphatase, whose product MALQGKITTSLHTDPGQVRKNNEDAIDEDDKIGLLILADGMGGYKAGEIASGMCVATVKDIMGGQWPLLDGEQRDDKSGMCKATLMLRDALSTAHQAIHEVSASQPQCEGMGTTAVAVLFFNNRASIAHVGDSRLYRLRANQLEQLTTDHSLVEEMVARGLYSREDALKNVNSNIVTRALGIEPTVDIDMLEEPLQRDDVLLLCSDGLTDLVDDELIRLTLTQNVANLPQAGERLIQLANERGGKDNISVILARIDGTFVHKPSWFDSLRKRLQGEP is encoded by the coding sequence ATGGCTCTTCAAGGCAAGATCACAACCTCACTGCACACCGATCCCGGTCAGGTCCGCAAGAACAACGAGGACGCGATCGACGAAGATGACAAGATCGGTCTGCTCATCCTGGCCGACGGCATGGGCGGCTACAAAGCCGGCGAGATCGCCAGCGGCATGTGCGTGGCCACGGTCAAGGACATCATGGGCGGCCAGTGGCCCCTGCTCGACGGCGAGCAGCGCGATGACAAAAGCGGCATGTGCAAGGCCACGCTGATGCTGCGTGATGCGCTGAGCACTGCGCATCAGGCCATCCACGAGGTCTCGGCCAGCCAGCCGCAATGCGAAGGCATGGGCACCACGGCGGTGGCCGTACTGTTTTTCAACAACCGTGCTTCCATCGCCCATGTCGGCGACTCTCGGCTGTACCGCTTAAGAGCCAATCAGCTGGAGCAACTCACCACCGACCACTCGCTGGTCGAGGAGATGGTCGCGCGTGGACTGTATTCGCGTGAAGATGCCCTGAAGAACGTCAACAGCAACATCGTGACCCGGGCGCTCGGCATCGAACCCACCGTAGACATCGACATGCTGGAAGAACCCCTGCAACGCGATGACGTGTTGCTGCTGTGTTCGGACGGTCTCACCGACCTTGTCGACGACGAGCTCATTCGCTTAACGCTCACCCAAAATGTTGCTAACCTTCCTCAGGCGGGGGAGCGTCTCATCCAGCTCGCCAACGAGCGCGGCGGCAAAGACAATATTTCTGTAATTCTGGCAAGAATCGACGGCACGTTTGTGCATAAACCCAGCTGGTTCGACAGCTTGCGCAAGCGCCTTCAGGGGGAACCATGA
- the dnaB gene encoding replicative DNA helicase produces MDKDFESSTKVPPHSLLAEQSVIGGLMHDSNVWDDLADRLIPEDFYRHEHRLIYEALSELAKRYQPLDAVTVSEHLEANGKIDDTGGLPYLAGLVQDTPGASNILAWADIVREHSIRRQLIRAGAVIIEQGYAKDGTDTGDLLDQAEREVFQIAERRRHNDKVGVQVADLVGAAVEEIQRRSEGLETAGLPTGLNRFDDRTTGLHAGDLVILAARPAMGKTSLAMNWVEHAAMIKKVPAAVFSMEMPALQLAQRLISSHGRINQESLRKGQLSPEEWGRINSAATTLRESVIIIDDTPALSPTELRARARRMKREHDIGLIMVDYLQLMQVPNSRENRTNEIAEISRSMKALAKELELPIIALSQLNRSVEQRDNKRPRMSDLRESGGIEQDADLIVFIYRDEYYNPDSIDKGVAEVIIAKQRNGPTGTVRAAFIGQYTRFENLATEYMDDDME; encoded by the coding sequence ATGGATAAAGATTTCGAGTCCAGCACCAAGGTACCACCGCACAGTCTGCTTGCCGAGCAGAGCGTGATCGGTGGCCTCATGCACGATTCCAACGTGTGGGATGACCTGGCCGACCGCCTGATTCCCGAGGATTTCTACCGTCACGAACATCGCCTGATCTATGAGGCCTTGTCCGAACTGGCCAAGCGTTACCAGCCGCTCGATGCGGTGACGGTATCCGAGCATCTGGAAGCCAACGGCAAGATCGACGACACCGGTGGCTTGCCGTATCTGGCCGGTCTGGTGCAGGACACTCCGGGTGCGTCCAATATTCTGGCCTGGGCGGATATCGTGCGCGAGCACTCGATACGGCGCCAGCTCATCCGGGCTGGGGCGGTGATCATCGAGCAGGGTTACGCCAAGGACGGCACGGACACCGGAGATCTGCTGGACCAGGCCGAGCGTGAGGTGTTCCAGATTGCCGAGCGCCGTCGCCACAATGACAAAGTTGGGGTGCAGGTTGCGGACTTGGTCGGTGCCGCGGTGGAGGAAATCCAGCGGCGCAGTGAAGGCCTGGAGACGGCTGGCTTGCCCACGGGTCTTAACCGTTTTGATGACCGTACCACTGGCCTGCACGCTGGTGACCTGGTCATTCTGGCGGCTCGCCCGGCCATGGGTAAGACCTCGCTGGCGATGAACTGGGTCGAGCACGCGGCGATGATCAAGAAAGTGCCAGCGGCCGTGTTCAGCATGGAAATGCCGGCCTTGCAGCTGGCCCAGCGTCTGATTTCCTCACACGGGCGGATCAATCAGGAATCGTTGCGCAAGGGGCAGCTCAGCCCGGAAGAGTGGGGCCGCATCAACTCGGCAGCCACCACCCTGCGTGAGTCGGTGATCATCATCGACGATACGCCGGCGCTGTCACCGACCGAGCTGAGGGCGCGGGCGCGGCGCATGAAACGCGAGCACGACATCGGCCTGATCATGGTCGACTACCTGCAGCTGATGCAGGTGCCCAACTCGCGTGAAAACCGGACCAATGAAATTGCCGAAATTTCGCGCAGCATGAAGGCCCTGGCCAAGGAGCTGGAGCTGCCGATCATCGCTTTGTCACAGCTCAACCGCAGTGTTGAACAGCGCGATAACAAACGCCCGCGTATGTCGGATTTGCGTGAGTCCGGGGGTATCGAGCAGGACGCCGACTTGATCGTGTTCATCTATCGCGACGAGTACTACAACCCGGATTCGATCGACAAGGGCGTGGCCGAGGTGATTATCGCCAAGCAGCGTAACGGCCCTACCGGGACGGTCAGGGCGGCGTTTATTGGTCAGTACACGCGCTTCGAGAATCTCGCCACCGAATACATGGATGACGACATGGAATAG
- the radA gene encoding DNA repair protein RadA, with the protein MSKTKKQFRCTQCGAVSSQWAGQCTACGSWNSLEAASSAAPESSGRGARGYAGENRIRMLKDVGDESEVRIDSGFLELDRVLGGGIVTGSVVLLGGDPGIGKSTLLLQLLIRMQSRQRMVYVTGEESLQQVRMRAQRLGEKDAALGVVAETEVESILALLEQEPPALLVIDSIQTLYTRELSSAPGSVAQLRECCALLVRFAKQRNVAIFLVGHVTKEGVIAGPRVLEHMVDTVLYFEADPGGRLRMIRAAKNRFGAVNEIGFFAMADSGLKEVRNPSALFLARDAEPAAGSVVLVTREGSRSVLVEVQALVDRGGSSPRRVAVGLEANRLAMLLAVLHRHAQIGLLDQDVFINVVGGLQVRETAADLATVLAAVSSFRDRALPGGLAVFGELGLSGELRPVSGGEERIAEAAKQGFSRIIVPQSNKPRKSPAKTDVLAVRSLSEALDAAFS; encoded by the coding sequence TTGAGCAAGACAAAAAAACAATTTCGTTGCACGCAATGTGGTGCTGTGAGCAGCCAGTGGGCGGGGCAGTGCACGGCCTGTGGCAGCTGGAACTCGCTGGAGGCGGCGAGTTCTGCGGCACCCGAGTCGTCGGGACGGGGTGCGCGGGGCTACGCTGGCGAGAACCGTATCCGCATGCTCAAAGATGTTGGCGATGAGTCCGAAGTTCGCATCGACAGTGGCTTTCTGGAGCTCGATCGAGTGCTTGGTGGGGGCATCGTGACCGGCTCGGTGGTGCTGCTTGGCGGCGATCCCGGCATCGGCAAATCCACATTGTTGTTGCAGCTGCTGATTCGCATGCAGTCGCGTCAGCGCATGGTGTATGTGACCGGCGAGGAATCGCTGCAGCAGGTCCGTATGCGCGCTCAGCGCCTGGGCGAGAAAGACGCCGCGCTGGGTGTGGTTGCGGAAACCGAGGTGGAGAGCATCCTCGCCTTGCTGGAACAAGAGCCACCGGCGCTACTGGTGATTGACTCCATTCAGACCCTGTACACGCGGGAGCTAAGCTCGGCGCCTGGCTCTGTTGCCCAGCTGCGCGAGTGCTGCGCTTTGCTGGTGCGGTTTGCCAAGCAGCGTAATGTGGCGATCTTTCTGGTCGGACATGTGACCAAGGAAGGGGTGATCGCCGGGCCGCGGGTGCTGGAGCACATGGTCGATACGGTGCTCTACTTCGAAGCCGATCCGGGCGGGCGTTTGCGCATGATCCGTGCGGCCAAGAATCGTTTCGGTGCGGTTAACGAAATCGGCTTTTTTGCCATGGCTGACAGCGGGCTCAAGGAAGTGCGCAATCCGTCAGCCCTGTTTCTGGCGCGTGATGCAGAGCCAGCCGCGGGCAGTGTTGTGCTGGTCACGCGCGAAGGCAGCCGTTCGGTGCTGGTCGAGGTTCAGGCCCTGGTCGATCGGGGTGGTTCGTCACCACGGCGTGTGGCGGTGGGGCTTGAGGCCAATCGTCTGGCCATGCTGCTGGCGGTGCTGCACCGTCATGCGCAGATCGGCCTGCTGGATCAGGATGTGTTCATCAATGTGGTTGGCGGCTTGCAGGTGCGCGAGACCGCGGCTGACTTGGCCACGGTGCTCGCCGCGGTGTCGAGCTTTCGCGATCGGGCTCTGCCGGGCGGTCTGGCCGTGTTCGGCGAGCTCGGCCTGTCGGGTGAGCTGCGGCCCGTGAGCGGCGGCGAAGAGCGCATTGCGGAGGCGGCCAAACAAGGTTTCTCGCGGATCATCGTGCCGCAGTCGAACAAGCCGCGAAAATCCCCGGCCAAGACCGACGTGCTGGCCGTGCGCAGTCTCTCCGAAGCGCTGGATGCCGCCTTTAGCTAA